One Triticum dicoccoides isolate Atlit2015 ecotype Zavitan chromosome 5B, WEW_v2.0, whole genome shotgun sequence genomic window carries:
- the LOC119308810 gene encoding aquaporin PIP1-5-like, whose protein sequence is MEGKEEDVRLGANRYSERQPIGTAAQGGGADDKDYKEPPPAPLFEAEELTSWSFYRAGIAEFLATFLFLYISVLTVMGVVGNPSGSKCGTVGIQGIAWSFGGMIFVLVYCTAGISGGHINPAVTFGLFLARKLSLTRAVFYMVMQCLGAICGAGVVKGFQTTLYMGNGGGANSVAPGYTKGDGLGAEIVGTFVLVYTVFSATDAKRSARDSHVPILAPLPIGFAVFLVHLATIPITGTGINPARSLGAAIIYNKKQSWDDHWIFWVGPFTGAALAAIYHVVVIRAIPFKSRD, encoded by the exons ATGGAGGGCAAGGAGGAGGACGTGCGGCTGGGCGCCAACCGGTACTCGGAGCGGCAGCCGATCGggacggcggcgcagggcggcggcgcggacgacAAGGACTACAAggagccgccgccggcgccgctgtTCGAGGCGGAGGAGCTGACGTCGTGGTCCTTCTACCGCGCGGGGATCGCCGAGTTCCTGGCCACCTTCCTGTTCCTGTACATCAGCGTGCTCACGGTGATGGGCGTGGTGGGCAACCCCTCCGGCTCCAAGTGCGGCACCGTGGGCATCCAGGGCATCGCCTGGAGCTTCGGCGGCATGATCTTCGTGCTCGTCTACTGCACCGCCGGCATCTCCGGCGGCCACATCAACCCCGCCGTCACCTTCGGGCTGTTCTTGGCCAGGAAGCTGTCGCTCACCCGGGCCGTGTTCTACATGGTGATGCAGTGCCTGGGGGCCATCTGCGGCGCCGGGGTGGTGAAGGGGTTCCAGACCACGCTGTACATGGGCAACGGCGGCGGCgccaactcggtggcgccggggtaCACCAAGGGGGACGGCCTGGGGGCGGAGATCGTGGGGACCTTTGTGCTCGTGTACACCGTCTTCTCCGCCACCGACGCCAAGCGCAGCGCCAGAGACTCCCACGTCCCC ATCTTGGCGCCGCTGCCGATCGGGTTCGCGGTGTTCCTGGTGCACCTGGCGACGATCCCCATCACCGGCACCGGCATCAACCCGGCGCGCTCCCTCGGCGCCGCCATCATCTACAACAAGAAGCAGTCGTGGGACGACCAC TGGATCTTCTGGGTGGGCCCGTTCACCGGCGCGGCGCTGGCGGCCATCTACCACGTGGTGGTGATCAGGGCCATCCCCTTCAAGAGCCGCGACTAG